The Gemmatimonadaceae bacterium DNA segment CGCTGCCGCGAGGCTCCACGCGAAGCGACGGGCGAATTGTGGCGACACGAGGCCGGAGGGAATGGGCCGGGCCGGCCGCGTGAGCGCATCGGAGCCGGCATCCGCCACGTCGTTGATCGCGTTGCCGAACCAGGTGAGGCACGCCACGACGAGCATGCCAACGAGCGCATCGGCCGGCTCCACGCGCAGCGGGCGCGACGACAGGCTCATCCCGACCGGGACGTAGAGCGCGGCCGCGAGCCCGCGATCGACGCGCATGAGTCGCGCGAGTGCACCGAGCGTTGCCGACATCACCAACGCCGTCCGTTGCGCACGCACATCAGGCCCACCGGAACGCCAAACGCCAGCAGCAGGGCGAAGGGGAGCGGCGCGGGTACCGCGCTGCCACCGGCAAGGACGAGCGCGCCGAGCGTCGTACCGATGTAGGTGGCGCCCAGGCGCGGCAGTCGGCGTCGATCGCGCAGCGCGGCCGGCGCGACGAAGCACAGGATCCAGGTGCCGAGCAGCAGCAGGCCGGCCACGACGAGCTGCGCAACAACAGGAGCGGGCCAGGCGAGCCACACCACGGTCGCGACGAACGTCCCGTGCGTGATCGCCGCGTACATCGCGGCGCGCGCGGGAAGCACGACACCGCCATCGCGCGCCCGAGCGCCGAGCCAGAGCGCGGTGGTGCGGGCCCCGCACGCGTGGTCGTTCTCGAGGTCGCGGACCGGGCCGATAATGCCGTTTACCAGCAGGATGTAGGCGACCACGCCCGCGGCCGCGATGGTCACGCGGGGCGTGATCGAGGTGGCGCCGCAGGCGAGCAGTGCGGCCCAGCCGAACGCCTGCACGGCGTCCGTGAGCACCGGCCATGGACACGCCTTGCCCCAACGATCGTATGCCGCGAGCCCGGCAACGCCGACGGCGAGCCAGAAGGCCTGCTGCCGTCCGCCTCCGCTCCAGCCAACGAGCAGCGCCATCACCGGAAGTTGCGCCATGGCGAGTGCGAATACGGCGCCGGGTGAGATGAGCCCGCGGACGAGCGGATCGTCGGCGCGCTGCGGCTCGCGACGGTCGAGCGGCAGGTCGCACACGTCGTTGAGCGCGTAGGCAAAGACATGGAACGACGCGCCGATCGCCAGCAGCATCCCTGCCCGCGCCGGTGTCACCGGACTTCCCGACAAGGCCGCGCCGAGCAGTGGCAGGACGAGGGTGAACCCCATGGCGGCGACGTGCAGCGTGAGGTACGCGTCGTCGAGCACCGACCACACGCTCAGGGTCCGCAGCGCTGGGGTGTCCGCCCGCCCGGTCACGCCCACGGCTCCGGCAACGTCCACTCACGCAGGTCGAAGCGGCTCTTCCAGAACAGGCTCTCGGCGGCGGTCGAATATTCGAGCGCAAACGCCTGGGCACTGGGCGCGTTCGCGACCAGCTCGTAGCACGGGGCCACGATGCCGGTCCGCATGCGGGGATACCGATGCGCGCAGAAGACGCCGTGATTGAAGAGCCCCACGTACCAGATCAGCTGCCTGACGAGCCGCGGGTCGGCGTGACTGCGTACGCGCCGCGAGGCATCGTCGCCGAGGGACGCGTCGAGCAGGAAGGTGTCGACCTCGGTGCGGTGTTTGGTCCGCATGAGCCCGAGCGACGACTCCAGCGCGCCCTTCGACTCCGCACCGCTCAGCAGTGGCATGCATCGAGCCAGCAACAGGAGCACCGGATGCGGGTGGTAGAACCCGGGGACGCCAAGCGCGCGCACCAGGCGCGCGAGCAGCGCGTGATCGCCGTCGGTGGCCGCGGCGCGCATGAGGCGTTCGACGACCTCGAACTCGCGCGCACGCTTGCCGAGCGCGAGTCCGAGCGGGAGCAGGGCCGCGTCGAGCGCGGTGAGCAGCGAGGGCTCGGTCCCATCGAGGATGGCGCGGTCTCTTTGTGCGAGTTCGGTGGTCCAGCGCTCCAGCGCGGGGATCCATTCATCCGGGGTGTCATTGGCGAGCACCGTGAACGCGAGCAGGAGCCAGAGCCTCGACCGCGGCGATCCGGCGGCGCGAAGGTCGTCGACGAGCGCGATGGTCGGTGCGGGGTGCGCGCAGGCGTGCACGCCGATCGGGAGCGCCGCGAGGATGCGGAACGCGGGCACGTCGGAGTCCAGCATCGTCGCGAGGTCGTCGCGGTGCGCGGCGAGCGTCGACGAGGGATCCAGTGCCGGGATCACCCGCTGCGCGATCTCGCGGTCGGGCGGCGCGAGCGCAAAGGGATCGCGCCCATCTTCGACATCGCGGAGGCGCAGTGCGTCGAGCACCTGCTCTCCGTATTTGCGGTACAGCACGCTGATCACGAGCTTTGAGGCGGCCGTGCGGGCCTTTCCCGGGATCCAGTCGAGGCGTGGGAGCTTGAGGCGGTCCACGGCGAGCGTGCGGTACCACGCGATGGTCTTTTCCATCACGTCGCGCCGGTCGCAGTGGTTGATGTAGATCGCCATCGTGACGGCGAGGAAGAACGACAGCAGCTCGCCGCGCCCGACGGCGCCGCGCGCCACGTCCATGAGGCTGATGCGGCCAAGCAGGTCGTCGAGGAACGCCTCGGCAAAGCCGGGCCGCTGCTCCCACATCGCGACGAGCGACGCGTCACCCGGCGGATGCACCTCCGTTTCTTCGTTGAACCAGATGAGGTAGAGCACGTCCCGCACGTCGTCGCGCACGGTGTCGGACGGTGCGGACGCGGCGCTGAGGAGCAGGTCGTGGGCGGCTGCACCCAGATAGAAGGCGGCCTTGAGTGCGGTGCGCCGTGCGTCGGCGTCATCGCCATTGATCAGGCGCTGCAGCGATTCGCGCGCGCGTGCGGGCTCGACGTCGGTGTATTCGATGAACGCTTCGCTCACCAGTTCACGGATCTCGGCGACCGGGGAACCGGCGAGCCGCTCGTAGAGCATCTGATCAGCGGCGAGCAGCAGGGAGAGGCGCGCGGCACCCCAGGCCAGTGGGAACGTGCGCGACGCCGCAACGAGACCGGTGATCACGTCGGCAGGTTGGGGCCCGGCAGCGCGCAACGCTCGCGCCAGGAAGTAGGCGCCGATCGCCGGGATGACGAACGTGACCGTATCACCCGTGAGCGGCGTGCCCGGCTCGACGCGGATGATGTCGCGTTCCTGGAGCGTGGTCCACGGCACGGCCCGGCCGTCGCGTGCGATCTCGATGTCGAGGGCAGGATCGTGGAGGATTTCGTCGACGCGCAGCGGGACGCGCTGCGTGGTCCACATGCGCAGGGCGAGGCGTTCGGCCAGGGCAACGTCGTCGCTGCTCGTCAGGCGCTGCGTCACGAACCGGTCGAAGATGTCGAGCGTCACGTCGGTCGCGGCCACGGGTCCGGCGCGGCCGGCCCAGGCTTCGGCGACCATGCGGAGCAGGAGCGGTCGGCGGAGGCGGAGCGCGAGGTCGGGTGAGAGGTCACCGGCCGCGGTCGTCAGGCGGAACTGGCGTGCATACGCTTCCCACGCCGCCGCAAACTCCTCGCGCGCGAACGGGCCGAGCTGGAGTGCGAGGTGACCGCCGGGGTGGGTGAACCAGCGGTCCCGGGTGACGCGCGGCAGGACGCCCTCGCGAGCGAGGCGATTCCACGTCGTGGTGTTGCAGGCGCCGAGCAGTGCGAAGGCGGGCCATGCGGTGCGCGTCGCGCACGCATCGAGCGAGATCAGCAGGTCGCCCGCGTCGCTGCCGTCGCGTCCCTGGTAGTCGTTCAGGGCGTCGACGACGATCACGAGCCGGCGGCCGTGGGCGGCGGCGATCGCGGCCGCGCGGTCGAGCAGCGGGTCCACATCGTCGGGGGATCGGAGCGCAAGGTCGTTGGCCAGCTCGTGTTCGATCCCGTTGTGGAGTGCGGCATCGGCGCTGTAGAAGAAGACCAGATGCCCATCGGCGCTCAGGCGCTCGGCCCATCGGCACAGCGTCGTCGT contains these protein-coding regions:
- a CDS encoding UbiA family prenyltransferase, with amino-acid sequence MDVAGAVGVTGRADTPALRTLSVWSVLDDAYLTLHVAAMGFTLVLPLLGAALSGSPVTPARAGMLLAIGASFHVFAYALNDVCDLPLDRREPQRADDPLVRGLISPGAVFALAMAQLPVMALLVGWSGGGRQQAFWLAVGVAGLAAYDRWGKACPWPVLTDAVQAFGWAALLACGATSITPRVTIAAAGVVAYILLVNGIIGPVRDLENDHACGARTTALWLGARARDGGVVLPARAAMYAAITHGTFVATVVWLAWPAPVVAQLVVAGLLLLGTWILCFVAPAALRDRRRLPRLGATYIGTTLGALVLAGGSAVPAPLPFALLLAFGVPVGLMCVRNGRRW
- a CDS encoding CHAT domain-containing protein; protein product: MQYRNFDIEACDYVRDGDVERFTVRVLRSPVGMMPSDEAEAVSIDPSIHASLQGLEGRQLAMRDVARLGAALSALLLPPRVRDLLDKSLIELDGPAEGLRLRLRFEAPALERFPWEYMYLGDPTDGDDAPVTRFIALDRRLSIVRCQQLPDEHVASEPVKVDALTLCALFASPTNDATWPPLALEKEQQVIEAALDPTSNIAPQWFLAADSEALDRALAADPHLLHFAGHGDFDDDADPPRGALILLGPDGRGSPLAADLFAARMRGRPTRLIVLGACFGGKRAMHATWSGVASSLLGVDVPAIVAMQYDLMDDSAIAFARKVYTAIAAGLPLDAAVVDGRLEIVNRCGREERDFGVPAIYLGAHDGPLFPRLSAADAADDAETWARLLAASRAQVERQLARYRGTDATPGAYLPSACVERPHVRNAFDGFLAGSQRVLMVVDDAGMGKTTTLCRWAERLSADGHLVFFYSADAALHNGIEHELANDLALRSPDDVDPLLDRAAAIAAAHGRRLVIVVDALNDYQGRDGSDAGDLLISLDACATRTAWPAFALLGACNTTTWNRLAREGVLPRVTRDRWFTHPGGHLALQLGPFAREEFAAAWEAYARQFRLTTAAGDLSPDLALRLRRPLLLRMVAEAWAGRAGPVAATDVTLDIFDRFVTQRLTSSDDVALAERLALRMWTTQRVPLRVDEILHDPALDIEIARDGRAVPWTTLQERDIIRVEPGTPLTGDTVTFVIPAIGAYFLARALRAAGPQPADVITGLVAASRTFPLAWGAARLSLLLAADQMLYERLAGSPVAEIRELVSEAFIEYTDVEPARARESLQRLINGDDADARRTALKAAFYLGAAAHDLLLSAASAPSDTVRDDVRDVLYLIWFNEETEVHPPGDASLVAMWEQRPGFAEAFLDDLLGRISLMDVARGAVGRGELLSFFLAVTMAIYINHCDRRDVMEKTIAWYRTLAVDRLKLPRLDWIPGKARTAASKLVISVLYRKYGEQVLDALRLRDVEDGRDPFALAPPDREIAQRVIPALDPSSTLAAHRDDLATMLDSDVPAFRILAALPIGVHACAHPAPTIALVDDLRAAGSPRSRLWLLLAFTVLANDTPDEWIPALERWTTELAQRDRAILDGTEPSLLTALDAALLPLGLALGKRAREFEVVERLMRAAATDGDHALLARLVRALGVPGFYHPHPVLLLLARCMPLLSGAESKGALESSLGLMRTKHRTEVDTFLLDASLGDDASRRVRSHADPRLVRQLIWYVGLFNHGVFCAHRYPRMRTGIVAPCYELVANAPSAQAFALEYSTAAESLFWKSRFDLREWTLPEPWA